In uncultured Cohaesibacter sp., a genomic segment contains:
- a CDS encoding hydrogen peroxide-inducible genes activator codes for MNKFSMKHLRYFDALARFGHFGRAAEACSVTQPALSVQIKELEDLIGAPLVERNARKIHLTALGSAFAERVQGILQSVDELEDLVRASNSAFTGQFRFGVIPTVAPYLLSEIIKQLTMTFPALDLRPREAKTQKLVRDILDARLEAAIVALPISEASLHEELLFEEDFVLLRSEADADKPVPAPDRLTEMRLLLLEEGHCFRDQAISYCSTMSSLPRNLMEGSSLSTLVQMVGAGIGVTLIPQMAVGVECRSAAVSIARLPEPRPRRAIGMVWRKSNPLQDQLMAIADLIRTIGLKQKAQSADGLLNRRPVEQRA; via the coding sequence ATGAACAAATTTTCCATGAAGCATCTGCGCTATTTCGATGCCCTCGCCCGCTTTGGCCACTTCGGCAGAGCGGCAGAAGCCTGCTCCGTGACCCAACCGGCTTTATCTGTTCAAATCAAGGAGTTGGAGGATTTGATCGGCGCGCCACTGGTCGAGCGAAATGCCCGCAAGATCCACCTGACTGCCCTTGGTAGTGCCTTTGCAGAACGCGTTCAGGGTATTTTACAATCTGTGGACGAGTTGGAAGATCTCGTGCGTGCGTCAAATAGCGCCTTCACCGGCCAGTTCCGTTTTGGCGTCATTCCCACGGTTGCGCCCTATCTGCTGTCCGAGATCATCAAGCAATTGACCATGACGTTCCCGGCGCTCGACCTCCGTCCGCGGGAAGCAAAAACGCAAAAGCTCGTGCGCGATATTCTCGACGCGCGTCTCGAGGCGGCAATCGTCGCCCTGCCTATCTCGGAAGCATCCTTGCATGAAGAACTGCTGTTCGAGGAAGATTTTGTGCTCCTTCGCTCGGAGGCCGATGCTGACAAGCCGGTGCCCGCTCCGGATCGCCTGACGGAAATGCGGCTTCTGCTGCTCGAAGAAGGTCACTGCTTCCGGGATCAGGCCATCTCCTACTGCTCTACCATGTCGTCGCTGCCGCGCAACCTGATGGAGGGCAGCTCGCTTTCCACCCTTGTGCAAATGGTCGGAGCGGGAATAGGCGTCACCCTGATCCCGCAGATGGCGGTGGGTGTCGAATGCCGCTCGGCGGCGGTCTCGATTGCCCGCTTGCCTGAGCCGCGGCCCAGACGGGCCATCGGCATGGTCTGGCGCAAATCGAACCCGCTGCAGGACCAGCTTATGGCAATCGCCGATCTCATCCGAACCATCGGCCTCAAACAGAAGGCACAGAGCGCCGATGGTCTGTTGAACAGGAGACCTGTTGAGCAAAGGGCCTGA
- the katG gene encoding catalase/peroxidase HPI, with translation MDQSDTKSTGKCPVMHGSNTAMGTGVMDWWPNALNLDILHQHDTKTNPYAEDFDYREEVQKLDFEAVKADLRALMNDSQDWWPADWGSYVGMFARVAWHAAGSYRLADGRGGGGTGNQRFAPLNSWPDNVNTDKGRRLLWPIKKKYGNKLSWADLIILSGTVAYETAGLKTFGFGFGRQDIWHPEKDVYWGAEKEWLADSDGRYDDVSKPETMENPLAAVQMGLIYVNPEGVNGQPDPMKTAAQIRETFARMAMDDEETVALTAGGHTIGKCHGNGRAEDLSADPEASGPESQGMGWMNTKGRGIGRDTVVSGIEGAWTYNPTQWDMGYFDYLFGYEWELAKSPAGAWQWQPINMKEEDMPADVEDPSIRCVPIMTDADMAMKVDPIYNEICQRFIKDPDYFSETFARAWFKLTHRDMGPKVRYIGPWVPDEDLIWQDPIPVGSTRYDIDALKAKLASCGLSSADMIATAWDSARNYRGSDMRGGANGARIRLAPQKDFEGNEPDRLAKVLSVLEPIAAEFGASIADTIVLAGNVGLEQAIKAAGFNVPVPFAPGRGDATDEMTDAASFEPMEPVADGYRNFVKKDYVVSPEELLLDRTQLMGLTAKEMTVLVGGMRMLDTNYGGTKHGVFTSQPGALSTDFFVNLTDMAYKWIPVGKNLYEIRDRMTDELKWTATRVDLVFGSNSVLRAYAEVYAQDDNKEKFVKDFVAAWTKVMNADRFDIA, from the coding sequence ATGGACCAGAGTGATACCAAATCGACCGGCAAGTGCCCTGTCATGCACGGCAGCAACACCGCCATGGGAACCGGTGTGATGGATTGGTGGCCCAACGCCCTCAATCTCGACATCCTGCACCAGCACGACACCAAGACCAACCCTTATGCTGAGGACTTTGACTATCGCGAAGAAGTCCAGAAACTCGACTTCGAGGCGGTGAAAGCTGACCTGCGCGCCCTGATGAATGACAGTCAGGACTGGTGGCCCGCAGACTGGGGCAGCTATGTAGGCATGTTCGCCCGCGTGGCATGGCATGCGGCAGGCTCCTATCGTCTCGCCGATGGTCGCGGTGGTGGCGGCACTGGCAACCAGCGTTTTGCGCCGCTCAACTCATGGCCTGACAACGTCAACACCGACAAGGGCCGCCGCCTGCTCTGGCCGATCAAGAAGAAATACGGCAACAAGCTGTCGTGGGCCGATCTGATCATCCTGTCCGGGACTGTCGCCTACGAGACCGCTGGCCTCAAAACCTTTGGCTTCGGCTTCGGTCGTCAGGATATCTGGCATCCGGAAAAGGATGTCTATTGGGGCGCCGAGAAAGAATGGCTCGCCGATAGTGACGGTCGTTATGATGACGTTTCGAAACCCGAGACCATGGAAAATCCGCTTGCCGCTGTTCAGATGGGCCTCATCTATGTGAACCCGGAAGGCGTCAACGGCCAGCCCGATCCAATGAAGACCGCCGCGCAGATCCGCGAGACCTTTGCCCGCATGGCCATGGACGACGAGGAAACCGTTGCCCTGACCGCTGGTGGCCACACCATCGGCAAATGTCATGGCAATGGCCGCGCGGAAGATCTCAGCGCAGATCCGGAAGCTTCCGGCCCGGAATCGCAGGGTATGGGCTGGATGAACACCAAGGGCCGCGGCATTGGTCGCGACACGGTCGTCTCCGGTATCGAAGGGGCATGGACCTACAACCCGACCCAATGGGACATGGGCTACTTCGATTATCTCTTCGGCTACGAATGGGAACTGGCAAAGAGTCCGGCAGGTGCCTGGCAGTGGCAGCCTATCAACATGAAAGAAGAAGACATGCCGGCCGACGTGGAGGATCCGTCCATCCGCTGCGTGCCGATCATGACCGACGCCGACATGGCGATGAAGGTTGATCCGATCTACAACGAGATCTGCCAGCGCTTCATCAAGGACCCGGACTATTTCTCCGAAACCTTCGCCCGCGCATGGTTCAAGCTGACCCACCGTGATATGGGCCCGAAAGTTCGCTACATCGGCCCGTGGGTACCCGATGAGGATCTGATCTGGCAGGACCCGATCCCGGTAGGCAGCACCCGCTACGACATTGATGCCCTGAAGGCCAAACTGGCGAGCTGTGGTCTCAGCTCTGCGGACATGATCGCCACCGCATGGGACAGCGCTCGCAACTACCGCGGCTCCGACATGCGTGGTGGGGCCAATGGTGCCCGCATCCGCCTCGCGCCTCAGAAGGACTTCGAAGGCAACGAGCCGGATCGTCTGGCCAAGGTACTCTCCGTTCTCGAACCCATCGCGGCAGAATTTGGCGCCAGCATTGCTGACACCATCGTGCTTGCCGGGAACGTGGGGCTCGAACAGGCGATCAAGGCTGCCGGTTTCAATGTTCCGGTACCGTTTGCTCCCGGTCGCGGTGATGCGACCGACGAGATGACCGACGCAGCAAGCTTTGAGCCGATGGAACCGGTCGCCGATGGCTACCGCAACTTCGTCAAGAAGGACTATGTTGTCAGCCCCGAAGAACTGCTGCTCGATCGCACCCAGCTGATGGGTCTGACCGCGAAGGAAATGACCGTGCTGGTCGGTGGCATGCGTATGCTCGACACCAACTATGGCGGCACCAAGCATGGCGTCTTCACCAGCCAGCCCGGCGCTCTGAGCACGGACTTCTTCGTCAACCTGACGGACATGGCCTACAAGTGGATCCCGGTTGGCAAGAATCTCTATGAGATCCGTGATCGCATGACTGATGAGCTGAAATGGACCGCGACTCGCGTCGATCTGGTCTTTGGTTCCAACTCGGTGCTGCGCGCCTATGCGGAAGTCTATGCTCAGGACGACAACAAGGAGAAGTTCGTCAAGGACTTCGTCGCGGCTTGGACCAAGGTCATGAATGCGGACCGTTTTGACATTGCGTAA
- a CDS encoding L,D-transpeptidase yields MTACSPAARQAALKPLTLEDYKSMYAAMPDEQFPLPAVNLKQVESKFLRRTVEYETDEKVGTLVVDTKNFYVYLVERYGLARRYGVGLGRAGFQWSGRAYVGRKAEWPIWVPPDEMIARKPSLKSYSFDNGGMEPGLKNPLGARAIYIYQDQVDTLYRLHGTPDVRSIGRAVSSGCVRMINQDIIDLYERVNRRAPIVVI; encoded by the coding sequence CTGACCGCATGTAGCCCTGCGGCCCGTCAGGCTGCCCTGAAGCCGCTGACGCTGGAAGACTACAAGTCGATGTATGCGGCCATGCCAGACGAGCAATTCCCGCTGCCTGCCGTCAATCTCAAGCAGGTTGAGTCCAAATTTCTGCGCCGAACGGTGGAGTATGAGACCGACGAGAAAGTCGGAACTCTGGTCGTCGATACCAAGAATTTCTATGTCTATCTGGTCGAGCGCTATGGCCTTGCTCGCCGTTATGGCGTTGGTCTGGGGCGTGCCGGTTTCCAGTGGTCAGGCCGCGCCTATGTGGGCCGCAAGGCCGAATGGCCGATCTGGGTGCCACCCGATGAAATGATCGCCCGCAAGCCTTCGCTCAAGAGCTACAGCTTCGACAATGGCGGCATGGAGCCGGGTCTCAAGAACCCGCTCGGAGCACGCGCCATCTATATCTATCAGGATCAGGTCGACACGCTCTATCGCTTGCATGGAACTCCGGACGTGCGCTCCATTGGTCGCGCTGTTTCTTCCGGCTGCGTTCGCATGATCAATCAGGACATCATCGATCTCTACGAACGGGTCAACCGCCGCGCGCCAATCGTCGTGATCTAG
- a CDS encoding sodium ion-translocating decarboxylase subunit beta — translation MMVMWVIIVVLFYLAVYKKFEPLLLIPIAFGALLANLPTEGLLNAPVGEHGGGLYYYISKGVELEIFPPLIFMGVGALTDFGPLIANPRTLLLGAAAQFGVFATFLGAVLIGFTPMEAGAIGIIGGADGPTSIFLANKLAPHLLAPIAVAAYSYMALVPMIQPPIMRALTSDAERKIRMKSLRQVSRLEKLIFAGMVTVLVILLVPAASALIGMLMLGNFLRESLETERLTKAAQNEVINVVTIFLGTSVGITMTAERFLNFDTMKILALGIIAFSIATATGVLMAKLMNMFSKNKINPLIGSAGVSAVPMAARVSQVEGQRADPSNFLLMHAMGPNVAGVIGTAVVAGYLIAWFS, via the coding sequence ATGATGGTGATGTGGGTGATCATCGTCGTTCTGTTCTATCTGGCTGTCTACAAAAAATTCGAGCCCTTGCTGCTCATCCCGATTGCCTTCGGGGCGTTGCTTGCAAACCTTCCCACGGAAGGTCTGCTCAATGCGCCGGTCGGCGAGCACGGTGGGGGTCTCTACTATTATATCTCCAAGGGTGTTGAGCTCGAGATCTTTCCTCCGCTCATCTTCATGGGTGTTGGCGCCCTGACGGACTTCGGTCCTCTGATTGCCAACCCTCGTACGCTGCTTCTGGGTGCTGCAGCTCAGTTCGGGGTCTTCGCGACCTTCCTGGGTGCGGTTCTGATTGGCTTCACTCCCATGGAAGCTGGTGCAATCGGCATCATCGGCGGCGCCGATGGCCCGACCTCCATCTTCCTTGCCAACAAGCTGGCTCCCCATCTTCTGGCTCCAATCGCCGTGGCTGCCTACAGCTACATGGCCTTGGTTCCGATGATCCAGCCGCCCATCATGCGGGCTCTGACCTCCGACGCGGAACGCAAGATCCGCATGAAGTCGCTGCGTCAGGTTTCCCGTCTTGAGAAGCTGATCTTTGCTGGCATGGTAACCGTTCTGGTTATCCTGCTGGTTCCGGCAGCGTCTGCCCTGATCGGCATGCTGATGCTCGGCAACTTCCTGCGCGAAAGCCTGGAAACCGAACGTCTGACCAAAGCCGCCCAGAACGAAGTGATCAACGTCGTCACGATCTTTCTCGGCACCTCGGTCGGCATCACCATGACGGCAGAACGGTTCCTGAACTTCGACACCATGAAGATCCTTGCTCTTGGCATCATTGCCTTCAGTATCGCCACCGCAACCGGCGTCCTGATGGCCAAGCTGATGAACATGTTCTCCAAGAACAAGATCAACCCGCTCATCGGTTCGGCTGGCGTGTCTGCCGTGCCAATGGCTGCTCGCGTGTCTCAGGTCGAAGGCCAACGCGCCGACCCCAGCAACTTCCTGCTCATGCATGCCATGGGTCCGAACGTTGCCGGTGTTATCGGTACTGCTGTTGTTGCCGGCTACCTGATCGCCTGGTTCAGCTAA